A genomic window from Micromonospora violae includes:
- a CDS encoding MFS transporter: MSAASTPQPVSAAENRRRWQAVGVGLVAAFMTLLDVSIVNVAVPSIDRALHASSSDLQWILSGYALTFGLALVPAGRFGDARGRRNAFVFGIALFTITSALAGLATSPTWLVIARLLQGAAAGVVNPQVIGLIQQLFHGPERARPFGLLGATIGISTAVGPLLGGLLIAIGGEEHGWRWVFFVNVPVGVLAVILGWRLLPGRPTGQPGWRRLDPVGVLLLGVGVVLVLLPLVQEQQWRTPWKWALIPTGLAVLVAFGLWERRYARHHQPLFDLRLFNLQSYTLGSILALVYFGGFTAIFFIFTLFLQMGLGYSALIAGLAITPFALGSAAAAVLGGRIVNRFGRPLVAIGLLTVVVGLAATVIALHLAPHAPAPWVTAGPLLVAGIGSGLVIAPNQTITLSEVPVGQAGSGAGMLQTGQRIGAAAGIAAVGSLFFSTLADSHGDWTSAFEQSLMLASGIIALALVAALIDIWRTHNHKS; encoded by the coding sequence ATGAGCGCGGCGTCCACGCCGCAGCCGGTAAGCGCAGCCGAGAACCGCCGACGCTGGCAGGCGGTCGGCGTCGGACTCGTCGCCGCGTTCATGACGCTGCTCGACGTGAGCATCGTCAACGTCGCCGTGCCATCCATCGACCGGGCGCTGCACGCCTCATCCAGTGACCTACAGTGGATCCTCTCCGGGTACGCCCTCACCTTCGGCCTGGCGCTGGTGCCCGCCGGCCGCTTCGGCGACGCCCGCGGACGGCGCAACGCGTTCGTCTTCGGCATCGCGCTGTTCACCATCACCAGCGCGCTCGCCGGCCTCGCCACCTCGCCGACGTGGCTGGTCATCGCCCGACTGCTCCAGGGCGCCGCCGCCGGCGTCGTCAACCCACAGGTCATCGGGCTGATCCAACAACTCTTCCACGGGCCCGAACGCGCCCGCCCATTCGGGCTGCTCGGCGCCACCATCGGCATCTCCACCGCCGTCGGACCACTGCTCGGCGGACTGCTCATCGCCATCGGCGGCGAGGAGCACGGCTGGCGCTGGGTCTTCTTCGTCAACGTGCCGGTCGGTGTCCTCGCGGTGATCCTCGGCTGGCGGTTGCTGCCCGGCAGACCCACCGGTCAGCCCGGGTGGCGACGACTCGACCCCGTCGGCGTCCTCCTGCTCGGCGTCGGCGTGGTCCTGGTCCTGCTGCCACTCGTGCAGGAACAGCAATGGCGAACCCCCTGGAAGTGGGCGCTCATCCCGACCGGCCTGGCGGTGCTGGTCGCCTTCGGGCTCTGGGAGCGACGGTACGCACGCCACCACCAACCCCTGTTCGACCTACGACTGTTCAACCTCCAGTCGTACACCCTGGGCTCGATCCTGGCGCTCGTCTACTTCGGCGGCTTCACCGCGATCTTCTTCATCTTCACCCTGTTCCTCCAGATGGGCCTCGGCTACAGCGCCCTCATCGCCGGCCTGGCCATCACCCCCTTCGCCCTCGGTTCGGCGGCCGCCGCCGTGCTCGGTGGTCGCATCGTCAACCGCTTCGGCCGACCACTGGTCGCCATCGGTCTGCTCACCGTGGTCGTCGGACTCGCCGCGACGGTGATCGCGCTGCACCTCGCCCCGCACGCCCCAGCACCCTGGGTCACCGCCGGCCCCCTGCTCGTCGCCGGCATCGGGAGCGGGCTGGTGATCGCCCCCAACCAGACGATCACCCTCTCCGAGGTGCCGGTAGGGCAGGCCGGCAGCGGCGCGGGCATGCTCCAGACCGGCCAACGAATCGGCGCCGCCGCCGGCATCGCCGCCGTCGGCTCGCTGTTCTTCTCCACCCTGGCCGACAGCCACGGCGACTGGACCTCCGCCTTCGAACAGTCCCTCATGCTGGCCAGCGGCATCATCGCGCTCGCGTTGGTCGCCGCGCTGATCGACATCTGGCGCACCCACAACCACAAGAGCTGA
- a CDS encoding nucleotidyl transferase AbiEii/AbiGii toxin family protein: protein MIQPHLHEFYREVARVALGAAGPYRFVLGGGVAWAAHGLVARPTEDVDLFADVEGAAAAASTGVRVALERAGFVVSDADPDSELAELFDGYEQDMKDFVVSRDGRQIRLSLARLDRQQSPVVMDLGPVMDVRDLVANKIAALVNRREVRDFIDVAAALDHYDVTELLVLARQVDPALDPDDVRAAGRYLDRLSDQRFGRYGLGAADVAAIRERFAAWPR, encoded by the coding sequence GTGATCCAGCCTCATCTGCACGAGTTCTACCGGGAGGTCGCCCGGGTGGCGTTGGGCGCCGCCGGGCCGTACCGGTTCGTTCTCGGTGGTGGGGTGGCCTGGGCGGCGCACGGGCTGGTTGCCCGGCCGACGGAGGACGTCGACCTGTTCGCGGACGTGGAGGGCGCCGCGGCGGCGGCGTCCACCGGGGTGCGGGTGGCTTTGGAGCGGGCCGGGTTCGTGGTCAGCGACGCCGACCCGGACAGTGAGCTGGCGGAGCTGTTCGACGGGTACGAGCAGGACATGAAGGATTTCGTGGTGAGCCGCGACGGACGGCAGATCCGGCTGAGCCTGGCCCGGTTGGACCGTCAGCAGAGCCCGGTGGTCATGGACCTCGGCCCGGTGATGGACGTCCGGGACCTGGTGGCCAACAAGATCGCGGCGCTGGTCAACCGGCGGGAGGTTCGCGACTTCATCGACGTGGCCGCGGCCCTCGACCACTACGACGTGACCGAGCTGTTGGTGCTGGCGCGGCAGGTCGACCCCGCGCTGGACCCGGACGACGTGCGCGCCGCTGGCCGTTACCTGGACCGGCTCTCCGACCAACGCTTCGGCCGGTACGGCCTGGGAGCCGCCGACGTCGCCGCGATCCGGGAACGCTTCGCCGCCTGGCCCCGCTGA
- a CDS encoding bifunctional metallophosphatase/5'-nucleotidase yields MTSPTGPSRRQLLVAAAAAATTPLIAAAPAQAAGKPQPRTWDLTLLGTSDTHGNVYNWDYYRDAEYDDSKQNDVGVAKLATLINQIRRERRGKATLVLDAGDTIQGTPLATYYAKQEPITATGEKHPMARAMNIIDYDAVTLGNHEFNYGLPLLDLWTRQLGFPALAANAVNAKTGKPAFLPYVIKKVSLGFAAPTLRVGILGLTNPGVAIWDKGNVEGKLRFDDMIATAAKWVPIMRARGADLVLISAHGGDSGTSSYGPELPNENPVALIAQQVPGIDAILFGHAHNEVVERFVTNERTGTQVLLSEPSKWGQRLTRMDFTLTRERGRWTITKKSATMLNTNTVVEDPKVLAAVRAQHQKTVAYVNQVVAASSVELSAAESRYKDTPILDFINHVQTEVVGAALAGTAYADLPVLSIAAPFSRTAVFPAGDVKIRDVAGLYVYDNTLEAVVLSGAEVRAYLEYSAKFFRTLAPGAPVDPEQISDPAVPDYNYDVFSGVDYDIDIAKPVGQRITRLVLAGTDTAVADNAQFVVAVNNYRRSGGGNFPGIVKTQVYNAQQEIRQLLIDWAQARGAIDPADFFQPNWRLVREGVPVF; encoded by the coding sequence ATGACCTCTCCCACCGGCCCGTCGCGCCGCCAGTTGCTCGTCGCCGCGGCGGCCGCGGCGACCACTCCGCTGATCGCCGCCGCGCCCGCCCAGGCGGCCGGCAAGCCCCAGCCGCGCACCTGGGACCTCACCCTCCTGGGCACGTCGGACACCCACGGCAACGTCTACAACTGGGATTACTACCGCGACGCCGAGTACGACGACAGCAAGCAGAACGACGTCGGCGTCGCGAAGCTGGCGACCCTGATCAACCAGATCCGTCGGGAGCGGCGCGGCAAGGCGACGCTGGTGCTCGACGCCGGCGACACGATCCAGGGCACGCCGCTCGCCACCTACTACGCCAAGCAGGAGCCGATCACCGCCACCGGGGAGAAGCACCCGATGGCGCGGGCGATGAACATCATCGACTACGACGCGGTGACGCTGGGCAACCACGAGTTCAACTACGGTCTGCCGTTGCTGGACCTGTGGACCCGCCAGCTCGGCTTCCCGGCGCTCGCCGCGAACGCCGTCAACGCGAAGACCGGCAAGCCGGCCTTCCTGCCGTACGTCATCAAGAAGGTGTCCCTCGGTTTCGCCGCGCCGACCCTGCGGGTCGGCATCCTGGGGCTGACCAACCCCGGCGTGGCCATCTGGGACAAGGGCAACGTCGAGGGCAAGCTGCGCTTCGACGACATGATCGCGACCGCCGCGAAGTGGGTGCCGATCATGCGGGCCCGCGGCGCGGACCTCGTGCTGATCTCCGCGCACGGCGGTGACAGCGGCACCTCCAGCTACGGCCCCGAACTGCCGAACGAGAACCCGGTGGCGTTGATCGCCCAGCAGGTGCCGGGGATCGACGCGATCCTCTTCGGTCACGCGCACAACGAGGTGGTCGAGCGGTTCGTCACCAACGAGCGCACCGGCACGCAGGTGCTGCTCTCCGAACCGTCGAAGTGGGGCCAGCGGCTCACCCGGATGGACTTCACCCTCACCCGTGAGCGGGGCCGGTGGACGATCACCAAGAAGTCCGCCACCATGCTGAACACCAACACGGTGGTCGAGGACCCGAAGGTGCTCGCCGCCGTGCGCGCCCAGCACCAGAAGACCGTGGCGTACGTCAACCAGGTCGTCGCGGCGTCCAGTGTGGAGTTGTCGGCGGCGGAGTCGCGGTACAAGGACACGCCGATCCTGGACTTCATCAACCACGTGCAGACCGAGGTGGTCGGGGCGGCGCTGGCCGGCACCGCGTACGCGGACCTGCCCGTGCTGTCGATCGCGGCGCCGTTCAGTCGTACCGCCGTCTTCCCGGCCGGCGACGTCAAGATCCGCGACGTGGCTGGCCTGTACGTGTACGACAACACCCTCGAGGCGGTCGTGCTCAGCGGCGCCGAGGTGCGCGCGTACCTGGAGTACTCGGCGAAGTTCTTCCGTACCCTCGCGCCGGGCGCCCCGGTCGACCCGGAGCAGATCAGTGACCCGGCCGTGCCGGACTACAACTATGACGTCTTCTCCGGCGTGGACTACGACATCGACATCGCCAAGCCGGTCGGGCAGCGGATCACCCGCCTGGTGCTGGCCGGCACCGACACTGCGGTGGCGGACAACGCGCAGTTCGTGGTGGCGGTGAACAACTACCGGCGCAGCGGCGGCGGCAACTTCCCGGGCATCGTGAAGACGCAGGTCTACAACGCGCAGCAGGAGATCCGTCAGCTGCTCATCGACTGGGCGCAGGCCCGGGGCGCCATCGACCCGGCCGACTTCTTCCAGCCCAACTGGCGACTGGTACGCGAGGGCGTGCCGGTCTTCTGA
- a CDS encoding geranylgeranyl reductase family protein yields MIVWDLVVVGAGPAGLSAAHAAARAGVSTLVVERAAHPRYKTCGGGLIGTSLAAVRDRIEVPAHDRVDRVTFTRDGRREFTRRHGTPVVTMVRREEFDDRLRAAAVAAGAQVRERVAVRGIEQDPEGVRVRLADGTTIAARAVIGADGSSGVTARHVGVRYRQVDLGLEVEIPVPPAEQERWRGRLLLDWGAMPGSYAWVFPKGDRLTVGVIAARGAGEGTRDYLRRFVDRLGLTGLPAEHDSGHLTRCRAEDSPLRNGRVLVVGDAAGLLEPWSREGISFALRSGELAGAAVADGDLTGYERAVAERLVPEMRAGFRLLDVFTRRPEVFHALLATPPGWRMFVQFCQGRASFDEMLRRRPIRAALAVLDRLSQPSRQATTAHPGS; encoded by the coding sequence GTGATCGTTTGGGATCTCGTCGTCGTCGGCGCTGGCCCTGCCGGGCTGTCCGCGGCACACGCCGCTGCCCGTGCGGGCGTCTCCACCCTTGTTGTCGAGCGGGCCGCGCATCCGCGGTACAAGACCTGCGGCGGTGGCCTGATCGGCACCTCGCTGGCGGCCGTGCGGGATCGGATCGAGGTGCCCGCCCACGACCGGGTGGACCGGGTGACGTTCACCCGCGATGGCCGTCGGGAGTTCACCCGCCGCCACGGCACTCCGGTGGTGACGATGGTGCGTCGTGAGGAGTTCGACGACCGGCTGCGCGCGGCGGCGGTGGCCGCCGGCGCGCAGGTGCGGGAGCGGGTCGCGGTCCGCGGGATCGAGCAGGACCCCGAGGGGGTACGCGTACGACTGGCCGACGGTACGACGATCGCGGCCCGTGCCGTGATCGGGGCGGACGGCTCGTCGGGGGTGACCGCCCGGCACGTCGGGGTGCGGTACCGGCAGGTGGATCTGGGTCTGGAGGTGGAGATTCCGGTGCCGCCGGCCGAGCAGGAGCGGTGGCGGGGTCGGCTGCTGCTGGACTGGGGGGCCATGCCGGGGTCGTACGCCTGGGTTTTTCCCAAGGGTGACCGGCTGACGGTCGGGGTGATCGCCGCTCGCGGCGCGGGGGAGGGGACCCGCGACTATCTGCGGCGGTTCGTCGACCGGTTGGGGTTGACCGGGTTGCCGGCGGAGCACGACTCCGGTCACCTGACCCGTTGCCGCGCGGAGGATTCGCCGTTGCGCAACGGCCGGGTGCTGGTTGTGGGGGACGCCGCGGGGCTGCTGGAGCCGTGGAGTCGGGAGGGCATCAGCTTCGCGTTGCGCTCCGGCGAGCTGGCTGGCGCGGCGGTCGCCGATGGTGATCTGACCGGGTACGAGCGGGCGGTGGCCGAGCGTCTGGTGCCGGAGATGCGGGCGGGGTTCCGGCTGCTCGACGTGTTCACCCGCCGCCCGGAGGTGTTCCACGCCCTGTTGGCGACCCCGCCGGGCTGGCGGATGTTCGTTCAGTTCTGCCAGGGGCGGGCGAGCTTTGACGAGATGCTGCGCCGCCGACCCATCCGGGCGGCCCTCGCGGTGCTCGACCGGTTGTCCCAACCGTCGCGCCAGGCCACCACCGCTCACCCAGGATCCTAG
- a CDS encoding SDR family oxidoreductase → MSEDQHTQQDPTSQYGGQSGQPGQQQSAPGSTGEMTPRPDHGEESYRGSGKLDGKRALITGGDSGIGRAVAIAFAREGADVLISYLGEEEDADARETLRLVEAAGRRGIAVRGDITDEAHCQELVDRAVRDLGGLDILVNNAAYQMSQDKGILGISTEQFDRVFKTNLYAMFWLCKAAIPHLAEGSTIINTASIQAFDPSPQLLDYATTKAGIANFTKALAADLAEQGIRVNAVAPGPVWTPLIPATMPEKKVKQFGTDTPEGRPGQPAELAPAYVFFASQESSYVTGEILGVTGGRPTK, encoded by the coding sequence GTGAGCGAGGACCAGCACACCCAGCAGGACCCGACCAGCCAGTACGGCGGGCAGTCCGGTCAGCCCGGACAGCAGCAGTCAGCGCCTGGCTCGACCGGGGAGATGACCCCGAGACCGGACCACGGGGAGGAGTCGTACCGGGGCAGCGGCAAACTCGACGGCAAGCGGGCGCTGATCACCGGCGGTGACTCCGGGATCGGCCGGGCGGTCGCGATCGCCTTCGCCCGGGAGGGCGCGGACGTGCTCATCTCCTACCTCGGCGAGGAGGAGGACGCCGACGCCCGGGAGACGCTCCGACTGGTCGAGGCCGCCGGGCGTCGGGGCATCGCGGTACGCGGTGACATCACCGACGAGGCGCACTGCCAGGAGCTGGTCGATCGGGCGGTACGCGACCTGGGCGGCCTCGACATCCTGGTCAACAACGCGGCGTACCAGATGTCGCAGGACAAGGGGATCCTCGGGATCAGCACCGAGCAGTTCGACCGGGTGTTCAAGACCAACCTGTACGCGATGTTCTGGCTCTGCAAGGCCGCCATTCCGCACCTGGCCGAGGGGTCGACGATCATCAACACCGCGTCGATCCAGGCGTTCGACCCGTCGCCGCAGCTGCTGGACTACGCCACCACGAAGGCGGGGATCGCCAACTTCACCAAGGCGCTCGCCGCCGACCTGGCCGAGCAGGGCATCCGGGTCAACGCCGTCGCGCCGGGCCCGGTCTGGACGCCGCTGATCCCGGCGACCATGCCGGAGAAGAAGGTGAAGCAGTTCGGCACCGACACCCCGGAGGGCCGCCCCGGGCAGCCGGCCGAGCTGGCGCCCGCGTACGTCTTCTTCGCCTCACAGGAGTCCAGCTACGTGACGGGCGAGATCCTGGGGGTCACGGGCGGTCGACCCACCAAGTGA